In Picosynechococcus sp. PCC 7002, the following are encoded in one genomic region:
- a CDS encoding ABC transporter ATP-binding protein, translating to MSHPLTRLFRYGSRYRKQINLAIACSVLNKLFDLAPPVLIGVAVDTVVQRDNSFVAQFGVTSIIGQLVVIGILSFLIWSAESIFEYFYQRLWRNLAQKMQHNLRLDGYGHLQELELGYFEERSTGELLALLNDDVNQLERFLDVGANEILQVITTVILIGGLFFYATPSAAWMAMAPIPIIIWGSVAFQKKLAPRYADVREKVGVLSSRLSNNLSGITTIKSFTTEHYELERLRFDSDAYLQSNERAIALSAAFIPLIRIAILAGFTAILFFGGLQVEQGALAVGTYSVLVFMTQRLLWPLTRLGQTMDLYQRAMASSNRVFNLLDTEVQIRSGEVALPTHTVKGEIKLDNISFAYFERAPVLQDFSLHIPAGQTIAIVGATGSGKSTIVKLLLRFYEINQGQITVDGLDIRDIYLKDLRRAIGLVSQDVFLFHGTVAENIAYGNPDATLPEIIQAAKLAEAHDFIETLPQQYDTIVGERGQKLSGGQRQRLAIARAILKDPPILILDEATSAVDNETEAAIAKSLEKITQHRTTIAIAHRLSTIRHSDCIYVMDQGKIVEQGTHEQLLDQQGLYYSLWQVQTGAKLPAF from the coding sequence ATGTCCCATCCGCTAACCCGTTTATTCCGCTATGGTAGTCGCTACCGCAAACAGATCAATTTGGCGATCGCCTGTTCCGTTCTGAATAAACTCTTTGATCTGGCGCCTCCGGTGCTGATCGGGGTGGCAGTGGATACCGTGGTACAGCGGGACAACTCCTTTGTGGCCCAGTTTGGTGTCACCAGCATCATCGGTCAATTGGTCGTCATCGGCATTTTGTCTTTCCTAATCTGGAGTGCCGAGTCCATTTTTGAATATTTCTACCAACGTCTGTGGCGCAATTTAGCCCAAAAAATGCAACACAATCTCCGTCTCGATGGTTACGGCCATTTGCAGGAACTGGAGTTGGGCTACTTTGAAGAACGCAGCACCGGGGAGCTATTGGCCCTGCTCAATGACGATGTGAACCAGTTGGAACGCTTTCTCGATGTGGGCGCCAACGAAATCTTGCAGGTGATCACGACGGTGATTTTGATTGGGGGTTTATTTTTCTACGCGACCCCCTCGGCGGCTTGGATGGCGATGGCGCCGATTCCGATCATCATTTGGGGTTCTGTGGCGTTCCAGAAAAAGTTGGCTCCCCGCTATGCCGATGTGCGCGAAAAGGTAGGGGTACTCAGCTCGCGCCTATCCAATAACCTCAGCGGCATCACGACCATTAAAAGCTTTACGACGGAGCATTACGAGCTAGAACGGCTCCGCTTTGACAGTGATGCTTATCTTCAAAGTAATGAGCGGGCGATCGCCTTAAGTGCCGCCTTTATCCCCTTGATCCGGATTGCGATTTTGGCTGGGTTTACGGCGATTCTCTTTTTCGGTGGATTGCAGGTGGAACAAGGAGCTTTGGCTGTGGGTACCTACAGTGTGTTGGTGTTTATGACCCAGCGGTTGCTGTGGCCCCTGACCCGCCTGGGGCAAACGATGGATCTTTATCAACGGGCGATGGCTTCGAGTAACCGGGTCTTTAATCTCCTCGATACCGAAGTGCAAATTCGTTCTGGAGAAGTAGCCCTGCCCACCCATACCGTCAAAGGAGAAATCAAACTCGACAATATTTCCTTTGCCTACTTTGAGCGAGCGCCGGTTTTGCAAGATTTTTCCCTCCATATTCCTGCGGGTCAAACCATTGCCATCGTGGGGGCGACAGGTTCTGGGAAAAGTACGATTGTGAAATTGCTCCTGCGTTTCTACGAAATTAACCAGGGACAAATTACTGTCGATGGCCTGGATATTCGCGATATCTATCTCAAGGATCTACGGCGCGCCATTGGTCTAGTGAGTCAGGATGTGTTTCTGTTCCATGGCACCGTGGCCGAAAACATTGCCTACGGGAACCCCGATGCAACTCTCCCAGAAATTATCCAGGCCGCAAAACTTGCGGAAGCCCACGATTTTATCGAAACCCTGCCCCAACAGTACGACACCATCGTCGGGGAACGGGGGCAAAAATTATCCGGTGGCCAGCGGCAACGCTTGGCGATCGCCCGCGCCATTTTGAAAGATCCGCCCATTCTGATTTTGGACGAGGCTACTTCTGCTGTGGACAATGAAACCGAAGCGGCGATCGCCAAATCCCTCGAAAAAATCACCCAGCATCGCACCACCATTGCGATCGCCCACCGCCTTTCCACGATCCGCCATTCCGACTGCATCTATGTGATGGATCAAGGCAAAATTGTTGAACAAGGCACCCATGAGCAACTCCTCGATCAGCAGGGTTTATACTACAGCCTCTGGCAGGTTCAAACTGGTGCAAAATTACCTGCATTCTAG
- a CDS encoding FYDLN acid domain-containing protein, protein MNDPFSRNIQFSSSGLGCFLTFILIAALLTSVGLGWVVNGFIILILLIPVAIALGVVGFQWWLKRNLVEADCPVCGYEFTGLNNSMARCPSCGEVVQITEKKFQRQTPEGTVEVAAVEVDGSQGTDNADAKTVDVQVLEPGED, encoded by the coding sequence GTGAACGATCCTTTCTCTCGTAATATTCAATTCTCTTCTTCGGGCCTCGGCTGTTTTTTGACCTTTATTCTGATCGCGGCGTTACTGACTTCGGTGGGCCTCGGCTGGGTTGTCAACGGGTTTATTATTCTCATTCTGCTCATTCCCGTGGCGATCGCCTTGGGGGTTGTGGGCTTCCAGTGGTGGCTCAAGCGCAATTTGGTAGAGGCAGATTGTCCGGTCTGTGGCTATGAATTTACGGGTTTAAACAATTCCATGGCCCGCTGTCCTAGTTGCGGTGAAGTGGTGCAAATTACAGAAAAGAAATTCCAGCGCCAGACCCCTGAGGGGACGGTGGAGGTGGCCGCCGTGGAAGTGGATGGGTCGCAAGGGACGGATAACGCCGACGCTAAAACGGTAGATGTGCAGGTGCTAGAGCCGGGCGAAGATTAA
- the hemE gene encoding uroporphyrinogen decarboxylase: protein MSESNNTPLLLRAARGEKVERTPVWMMRQAGRYMKIYRDLREKYPSFRERSENPDLAIEISLQPWHAFQPDGVIMFSDILTPLPGMGIPFDIIESKGPIIENPIRTQAQVDAMTPFDPAESLPFIKTILGTLRQEVGNASTVLGFVGAPWTLAAYAIEGKSSKNYAIIKNMAFSEPAVLHSFLGKIADAIADYVCYQIECGAQVIQMFDSWAGQLSPQDYDMFALPYQKRVVDKVKAKYPDFPLILYISGSAGVLERMGKSGVDIVSVDWTVDMADARQRLGKDMKVQGNIDPGVLFGSQDFIKARIIDTVRKAGNWGHILNLGHGVLVGTPEDNVRFFFETCKNVQSFL from the coding sequence ATGTCGGAAAGCAATAATACACCTCTTTTATTGAGGGCTGCACGGGGGGAAAAAGTTGAGCGGACACCGGTTTGGATGATGCGTCAAGCCGGACGTTACATGAAAATTTATCGCGACCTGCGGGAGAAGTACCCGAGCTTCCGGGAACGTTCTGAAAATCCTGATCTCGCTATCGAAATTTCGCTCCAACCTTGGCATGCATTCCAGCCTGACGGTGTAATTATGTTTTCGGATATTCTCACTCCCCTACCAGGGATGGGGATTCCCTTCGACATCATCGAAAGCAAAGGGCCAATCATTGAAAACCCGATCCGCACCCAGGCCCAGGTCGATGCTATGACCCCCTTTGATCCGGCAGAATCCTTGCCTTTTATCAAAACAATCCTTGGCACCCTCCGCCAGGAAGTGGGCAATGCCTCAACGGTACTGGGATTTGTCGGTGCCCCCTGGACGCTAGCGGCCTATGCCATTGAAGGTAAGAGTTCAAAGAACTACGCCATCATCAAAAATATGGCCTTTTCTGAGCCTGCTGTGTTGCACAGTTTCCTTGGAAAAATTGCCGATGCGATCGCCGATTATGTTTGCTACCAGATCGAATGTGGGGCCCAGGTGATCCAAATGTTCGACTCTTGGGCGGGCCAACTCAGTCCCCAAGACTACGATATGTTTGCCTTGCCATATCAAAAACGGGTCGTGGACAAAGTCAAAGCAAAATACCCAGACTTCCCGCTGATTCTGTACATCAGTGGCAGTGCCGGTGTTCTAGAGCGCATGGGTAAATCTGGTGTCGATATCGTCAGCGTCGATTGGACGGTGGATATGGCCGATGCCCGCCAGCGCCTTGGTAAAGACATGAAAGTCCAAGGCAATATTGATCCTGGTGTGCTGTTTGGTTCCCAGGACTTCATCAAAGCGCGGATCATTGACACCGTGCGTAAAGCGGGCAATTGGGGACATATTCTCAATCTCGGCCACGGTGTTCTCGTCGGTACCCCCGAAGATAATGTCCGCTTCTTCTTTGAAACCTGTAAGAACGTCCAGAGTTTCCTCTAG
- a CDS encoding isoaspartyl peptidase/L-asparaginase yields the protein MTVQPKLIIHGGAGSSLKGKGGLIAVRESLHRIVQEVYDFLEQGGSAVEAVILGAKLLENEPRFNAGTGSVLQSDGQIRMSASLMDGTAQKFSGVINVGRIKNPIEVAQALQTEDDRVLSDVGAAEMVRVMQLPIHDPLTDLRLEEWLEERKGNFRSSMAGVVAEDEMARRGTIGVVALDQNGRVAAATSTGGKGLERIGRVSDSAMPAGNYATQVAGVSCTGIGEDIIDECLAAKVVIRVTDGLSLPTAMEKSIQEATANKRDLGAIALDAEGNIVWGKTSEVLLAAYHDGTAVGDTLEWQLEPGVGCL from the coding sequence ATGACAGTGCAACCAAAACTCATTATTCACGGTGGGGCCGGCAGTTCCCTCAAGGGCAAAGGGGGCTTAATCGCCGTACGGGAGTCGCTCCACAGGATTGTTCAAGAGGTTTATGACTTCCTAGAACAGGGCGGCAGTGCTGTGGAAGCCGTTATCCTAGGGGCAAAATTATTGGAAAATGAGCCGCGTTTCAATGCAGGTACAGGGTCAGTGCTCCAGTCCGATGGTCAAATTCGCATGAGCGCTTCCCTGATGGATGGTACGGCCCAAAAGTTTAGCGGCGTGATTAATGTGGGCCGCATTAAAAATCCCATCGAAGTGGCCCAGGCGTTGCAAACAGAAGATGATCGGGTACTGTCCGATGTCGGTGCGGCAGAGATGGTGCGGGTAATGCAGCTCCCCATTCATGATCCTCTGACCGATTTACGCCTCGAAGAATGGCTGGAAGAACGTAAGGGAAATTTTCGCAGTAGTATGGCCGGGGTTGTCGCGGAGGATGAAATGGCCCGGCGCGGCACCATTGGGGTGGTGGCTTTGGACCAAAATGGTCGGGTTGCAGCGGCCACATCTACGGGCGGAAAAGGTTTAGAGCGGATTGGTCGGGTGAGTGATTCGGCGATGCCTGCGGGAAATTACGCGACTCAGGTGGCTGGGGTTAGTTGCACGGGCATTGGGGAAGACATTATTGACGAATGCCTTGCGGCGAAGGTGGTTATTCGGGTCACGGATGGTTTAAGTTTGCCAACCGCCATGGAAAAATCAATCCAGGAAGCAACGGCAAATAAACGGGATCTGGGGGCGATCGCCTTGGATGCCGAGGGCAATATTGTCTGGGGAAAAACCAGCGAAGTGCTTTTGGCGGCCTACCACGACGGCACCGCTGTGGGGGATACCCTGGAATGGCAACTGGAACCGGGGGTCGGTTGTCTCTAG
- a CDS encoding ABC transporter permease — translation MMRTLLKRLAIALGTLLAISFVIFTILALAPGDPLSEFANNPAITAEVRENIRRSLGLDQPFYLRYVKWLWALGQGNLGYSFTSKSPVLGLIWQRLPTTLWVVGLAYGLSVAIALPLGIISALRRNSLLDQLATTFAFLGYSLPTFFTGLLAIIIFSVKLQWLPSLYNSTLVVNDFQSFWQQIQQSILPITVLALYQTAILTRFVRNAILEELPQDYVRTAYAKGLGEFAVLRKHILRNALIPVVTLIAIDVPSIVTGALVTEQIFRVPGIGALLIESINRNDTPVIMGITIIYAALVVIFNAIADLSYRFLDPRIK, via the coding sequence GTGATGCGCACTCTTCTAAAACGTTTGGCGATCGCCCTGGGGACATTGCTTGCCATTAGTTTTGTGATTTTCACGATTTTGGCCTTGGCACCGGGGGACCCCCTCAGTGAATTTGCAAATAATCCGGCGATCACCGCAGAGGTGCGGGAAAATATCCGGCGATCGCTGGGCCTGGATCAGCCCTTTTATCTTCGTTATGTCAAATGGCTCTGGGCGCTGGGCCAGGGGAATTTGGGCTATTCTTTTACGAGTAAAAGTCCTGTGCTGGGTCTGATTTGGCAACGCCTGCCGACGACCCTCTGGGTGGTGGGTCTTGCCTACGGTTTGAGTGTGGCGATCGCCTTACCCCTGGGGATTATTTCTGCCCTGCGCCGCAACTCTCTTTTGGATCAACTGGCCACCACCTTTGCTTTTTTGGGGTATTCCCTACCCACTTTTTTCACGGGTTTGCTAGCGATCATTATCTTTAGCGTGAAATTGCAGTGGCTCCCCTCGCTATACAACAGCACCCTGGTGGTCAATGACTTTCAAAGTTTTTGGCAGCAGATCCAGCAATCGATCCTGCCGATCACCGTCCTTGCGTTGTACCAAACGGCAATTTTGACCCGGTTTGTGCGCAATGCGATCCTCGAAGAGTTGCCCCAGGATTATGTGCGGACGGCCTATGCTAAGGGCTTAGGGGAATTTGCCGTGCTCCGCAAACATATTTTGCGCAATGCTTTGATTCCCGTTGTCACTCTGATTGCCATTGATGTGCCGAGCATTGTGACGGGGGCCTTGGTGACAGAGCAAATTTTTCGGGTGCCGGGGATTGGCGCACTGCTCATTGAATCCATTAACCGCAACGATACCCCCGTGATCATGGGCATCACGATTATCTATGCGGCCTTGGTGGTGATCTTTAATGCGATCGCCGATCTAAGTTACCGTTTCCTCGACCCCCGCATTAAGTAA